In one Acetobacter sp. genomic region, the following are encoded:
- a CDS encoding NAD(P)/FAD-dependent oxidoreductase has protein sequence MTEMMAGDGLYDIAIIGGGVVGCAVFRACVLAGARTVLLEKGGDLLEGASKANSAILHTGFDATPDTLEAACVQRGYALYREICADMNLSVVKTGAMVVAWTDEDLAQFPKIIEKAVRNGVTVRRLDAREVREREPALADDVRGAVLVEGEHLIDPWSAPMAYARQALLNGGTLIRQARVENGVRREGAWHLDLAGKPAIQARTVINCAGNYGDLVEAIARPSPFQITPRKGQFVVFDKTAYDLFRTIILPVPTALTKGVVVTRTVFGNVLVGPTAEPQQEREFPTVDHDNLEALRKAAFRIIPALREHDVTTTYAGLRPATQFSDYQIEALKTEGWITVGGIRSTGLTGALGIAEHVVALYRDTFADPAPLRDVTLPQMPNLVEELPRPWMLPERGPIACHCERVTEKEIKTALTDEVLPAGTLGGLRRRTRCMMGRCQGFYCTRRVMELAETHLPGLVTPIRGSQRGDGRDV, from the coding sequence GGCGGCGATCTGCTGGAGGGTGCGAGCAAGGCCAACAGCGCCATACTGCACACCGGTTTTGACGCCACGCCGGATACGCTGGAAGCGGCCTGCGTGCAGCGTGGTTACGCCCTGTATCGTGAAATCTGTGCCGACATGAACCTGTCCGTGGTGAAAACCGGCGCCATGGTTGTCGCCTGGACAGATGAGGACCTCGCGCAGTTTCCGAAAATCATCGAGAAGGCGGTGCGCAATGGCGTGACGGTCAGGCGTCTGGATGCGCGTGAGGTGAGGGAGCGTGAACCCGCTCTGGCAGACGATGTGCGTGGCGCGGTGCTGGTCGAGGGCGAGCATCTGATCGACCCGTGGTCCGCGCCCATGGCCTATGCGCGGCAGGCGCTTCTCAATGGTGGCACGTTGATACGGCAGGCGCGGGTTGAGAACGGTGTAAGACGGGAAGGTGCCTGGCATCTGGACCTCGCGGGCAAACCAGCCATACAGGCCCGGACGGTCATCAACTGCGCCGGGAATTATGGCGATCTGGTCGAAGCCATTGCACGCCCCTCGCCGTTTCAGATTACGCCCCGCAAGGGGCAGTTCGTGGTCTTCGACAAGACGGCCTATGACCTGTTCCGCACGATCATCCTGCCGGTGCCGACGGCGCTGACGAAAGGCGTGGTCGTCACGCGTACGGTGTTCGGCAATGTCCTTGTCGGCCCGACCGCCGAGCCGCAGCAGGAACGCGAATTTCCTACAGTCGATCATGATAACCTTGAAGCGCTTCGGAAGGCCGCTTTTCGGATTATTCCCGCCCTGCGCGAGCATGATGTCACAACCACCTATGCGGGTCTGCGCCCCGCCACGCAGTTCAGCGATTATCAGATCGAAGCCCTGAAGACTGAAGGCTGGATCACCGTGGGTGGCATCCGTTCGACCGGTCTGACCGGCGCGCTGGGGATCGCCGAGCATGTTGTGGCGCTATATCGCGACACCTTCGCGGACCCTGCGCCGCTGCGGGATGTGACTTTGCCGCAGATGCCCAATCTGGTGGAGGAACTGCCGCGTCCATGGATGCTGCCGGAGCGTGGACCGATCGCCTGTCACTGTGAGCGTGTCACGGAGAAGGAGATCAAAACCGCTCTGACCGATGAAGTGCTTCCGGCAGGCACGCTTGGTGGTCTGCGACGTCGGACACGTTGCATGATGGGCCGCTGTCAGGGTTTTTACTGTACACGCCGGGTCATGGAACTCGCGGAGACGCATCTGCCAGGACTGGTTACTCCGATCAGGGGGAGCCAGAGGGGAGATGGGCG